The Pantoea vagans genome includes a window with the following:
- a CDS encoding Lrp/AsnC family transcriptional regulator, with amino-acid sequence MLDKTDRTLLAMLQQDCTLSLQSLADAVNLTTTPCWKRLKKLEDDGIIRARVALLDGEKIGLSLTAFMFVKTQQHSSEWFHQFVAVVQQMPEVMAFYRMAGEYDYLLRIQVADMKSYDAFYKRLVNGVPGLIDVTSSFAMEEIKYTTALPVAP; translated from the coding sequence ATGCTAGATAAAACTGACCGTACGCTGCTGGCGATGCTGCAACAGGATTGTACGTTATCGCTGCAGTCGCTGGCGGATGCCGTGAATCTTACGACCACGCCGTGCTGGAAACGCCTGAAAAAGCTGGAAGATGATGGCATTATTCGTGCGCGAGTGGCATTGCTCGACGGCGAAAAGATTGGGCTGTCTCTCACCGCCTTTATGTTTGTGAAGACGCAGCAGCACAGCAGCGAATGGTTTCATCAGTTTGTCGCCGTGGTTCAGCAAATGCCAGAGGTTATGGCGTTTTATCGTATGGCGGGAGAATACGATTACCTGTTGCGCATCCAGGTGGCTGATATGAAAAGCTATGATGCGTTTTATAAACGTCTGGTGAATGGCGTACCTGGCCTGATTGATGTGACCTCAAGCTTCGCCATGGAAGAGATAAAATATACCACCGCCTTGCCGGTAGCGCCCTGA
- the queC gene encoding 7-cyano-7-deazaguanine synthase QueC, which produces MKRAVVVFSGGQDSTTCLIQALQQYDEVHCVTFDYGQRHREEIEVAAELAHKLGARAHKVLDVTLLNELAVSSLTRDNIPVPTYDPNASGLPSTFVPGRNILFLTLASIYAYQVEAEAVITGVCETDFSGYPDCRDEFVKALNNAVSLGMARNIRFETPLMWLNKAETWALADYWQQLPLVRAETLTCYNGVKGDGCGECAACHLRARGLADYQANASAVMAAMKQKSGLR; this is translated from the coding sequence ATGAAACGAGCCGTAGTCGTATTCAGTGGCGGACAAGACTCCACCACCTGTTTGATTCAGGCACTGCAACAGTACGATGAAGTGCACTGTGTCACCTTCGATTATGGCCAACGCCATCGCGAAGAGATTGAAGTCGCGGCAGAACTCGCGCACAAGCTGGGCGCCCGCGCGCACAAAGTTCTGGATGTTACCTTACTCAACGAGCTGGCGGTGAGCAGCCTGACGCGTGATAACATCCCGGTGCCCACTTACGATCCTAACGCCAGCGGTTTGCCGAGCACCTTCGTGCCGGGCCGCAATATTCTGTTCCTGACCCTGGCGTCGATTTATGCCTATCAGGTCGAAGCGGAAGCCGTCATCACCGGCGTGTGTGAAACGGATTTTTCTGGCTATCCTGATTGCCGTGATGAATTTGTCAAAGCGCTGAACAATGCGGTGAGCCTCGGTATGGCGCGTAATATTCGCTTTGAAACCCCGCTGATGTGGTTGAACAAGGCGGAGACCTGGGCGTTAGCGGATTACTGGCAGCAGCTGCCGTTGGTGCGCGCAGAAACCCTGACCTGCTACAATGGGGTAAAGGGCGATGGCTGTGGCGAATGCGCCGCCTGTCATTTACGCGCCCGTGGTTTAGCCGATTATCAGGCGAATGCTTCCGCAGTGATGGCGGCGATGAAGCAGAAGAGCGGATTACGTTAA
- the amtB gene encoding ammonium transporter AmtB — MNKLMTKLGLTSLALLPSLAMAAAPAVADKADNAFMMICTALVLFMSIPGIALFYGGLIRGKNVLSMLTQVAVTFSLVCVLWVIYGYSLAFSEGNAFFGNFQWAMLKNIELKAVMGSFYQYIHVAFQASFACITVGLIVGALAERIRFSAVLIFVVVWLTLSYLPIAHMVWAGGLLAQDGALDFAGGTVVHINAAVAGLVGAYLVGKRAGFGKEAFKPHNLPMVFTGTAILYVGWFGFNAGSASSANEIAALAFLNTVVATAGAVLSWVFGEWAMRGKPSLLGACSGFIAGLVAITPACGYVGVGGALIIGLAGGLAGIWGVTTLKKWLRVDDPCDVFGVHGVCGILGCILTGVFASSSLGGVGYAEGVTMGHQVWVQLFSCGVTIVWSGVVAFIGFKLADMIVGLRVPEDQEREGLDVNSHGENAYNQ; from the coding sequence ATGAATAAACTGATGACTAAGTTAGGCCTCACCAGCCTGGCACTGTTACCGTCTCTGGCCATGGCGGCAGCACCTGCCGTTGCGGACAAAGCGGATAACGCCTTTATGATGATCTGTACCGCACTGGTGCTGTTCATGTCGATTCCGGGCATTGCCCTGTTCTACGGCGGTTTAATTCGCGGTAAGAACGTACTTTCAATGCTGACTCAGGTCGCAGTGACTTTCTCACTGGTGTGCGTACTCTGGGTAATTTACGGTTATTCGCTGGCCTTCAGCGAAGGCAACGCCTTCTTCGGTAACTTCCAGTGGGCGATGTTGAAAAATATCGAGCTGAAAGCGGTGATGGGTAGCTTCTATCAGTATATCCACGTTGCGTTCCAGGCTTCATTCGCCTGTATTACCGTGGGCCTGATTGTGGGTGCACTGGCAGAACGTATTCGCTTCTCTGCGGTACTGATTTTCGTGGTGGTATGGCTGACGCTCTCTTATCTGCCAATCGCACACATGGTCTGGGCAGGCGGTCTGCTGGCTCAAGATGGTGCGCTGGACTTCGCAGGCGGTACCGTTGTACACATCAACGCCGCGGTAGCCGGTCTGGTGGGTGCTTACCTGGTGGGCAAACGTGCTGGCTTTGGTAAAGAAGCCTTCAAACCACACAACCTGCCAATGGTCTTCACCGGTACAGCGATTCTGTATGTTGGCTGGTTTGGTTTCAACGCCGGTTCAGCCTCTTCAGCGAACGAAATTGCTGCACTGGCCTTCCTGAATACCGTTGTAGCGACTGCAGGTGCGGTGCTGTCATGGGTGTTCGGTGAGTGGGCAATGCGTGGCAAGCCTTCTCTGCTGGGTGCGTGTTCTGGTTTCATCGCGGGTCTGGTTGCTATCACCCCAGCTTGTGGTTATGTCGGTGTTGGCGGCGCGCTGATTATCGGTCTGGCCGGTGGCCTGGCAGGTATCTGGGGCGTAACTACCCTGAAAAAATGGCTGCGTGTGGATGACCCATGCGATGTGTTCGGTGTACACGGTGTGTGCGGTATCCTGGGTTGTATCCTGACCGGTGTGTTCGCCTCCTCTTCACTGGGTGGTGTGGGCTACGCTGAAGGCGTGACCATGGGCCATCAGGTTTGGGTACAGCTGTTCAGCTGCGGCGTGACCATCGTCTGGTCTGGTGTGGTTGCCTTCATCGGCTTCAAACTGGCAGATATGATTGTTGGCCTGCGTGTTCCAGAAGATCAGGAACGTGAAGGTCTGGATGTGAACAGCCACGGCGAAAACGCTTACAACCAGTAA
- a CDS encoding acyl-CoA thioesterase, whose protein sequence is MQTTIKVRGYHLDVYQHVNNARYLEFLEEARWQWLEDVDAFHWLMEQKLAFVVVNININYRRPAVLGDVLNIESEVSQLNGKSGIISQRVLLASDNSVVADAALTFVCIDLRTQKAVPMEGELRDRLAALMLVS, encoded by the coding sequence ATGCAAACCACAATTAAAGTGCGCGGCTATCATCTCGACGTATACCAGCATGTGAACAACGCGCGTTATCTGGAGTTTCTTGAAGAGGCGCGTTGGCAGTGGCTGGAAGATGTTGATGCTTTTCACTGGCTGATGGAGCAGAAACTGGCGTTTGTGGTGGTAAATATCAACATCAACTATCGTCGCCCAGCGGTTTTGGGCGATGTACTCAATATTGAAAGTGAAGTGTCACAACTGAACGGGAAAAGCGGCATCATTTCTCAGCGTGTGCTGCTAGCCAGCGATAACTCGGTGGTGGCTGACGCGGCGCTGACCTTTGTCTGCATCGATTTACGCACGCAGAAAGCGGTGCCGATGGAAGGCGAGTTGCGTGATCGGCTGGCGGCGCTGATGCTGGTCAGTTAA
- a CDS encoding SgrR family transcriptional regulator, whose protein sequence is MRELHRVNQFQRLWQLSQGEPQRLSVTAMAQHCFCSERHVRTLLRQWQDAGWLRWQGEAGRGKQGKLSFLVSPEQLRQQLLAQQLEAGEAVQALQVLDLHPERLVKMLRPLMGGQWQNQAPVLRIPYYRAMEPLRPLSLTGRAEQHLLRQIFSGLTRFAGNDVEGDLAHHWQHDDSGRDWYFWLRPQLSWHNDEPIHAAQLATQLQQIRQTEVGRRLLASIEHIEAPHPLALRIQLHQSDYWLPQRLAHQFCLLPHPDAVDVGSGPWKLTHFTDDLVRLESHARWHLQRPLIQVVEYWITPQLFAHGLGTSCRHPVQIAIGDPDELDALRPVDRSISLGFCYLAPRISAHLSAAQAKALIALIQSSGVIQQLPLDEGLITPSHELLPGWPVPLEEASHVALPEKLTLHYHLPIELHVMAQALVPLLAQQGCTLTCVFHDVKSWHDDIDLSEADVVMGDRLIGDAPLFTLVNWLENDPVWLPLRATVLQAPLSAIAHEPSPEARAALTHQLFQQLMRGGHLLPLFNYRYQVFAPPGVEGIQLNTLGWFDFTRAWIPPPATASTVQPAPEPVP, encoded by the coding sequence ATGCGCGAACTTCATCGGGTTAATCAATTCCAGCGTCTGTGGCAATTGAGCCAAGGCGAACCACAGCGGCTCAGTGTGACTGCGATGGCACAACACTGCTTTTGCAGCGAGCGCCATGTGCGCACCCTGCTGCGCCAGTGGCAAGATGCGGGCTGGTTACGCTGGCAGGGCGAGGCGGGACGCGGCAAACAGGGCAAGCTGTCATTTCTGGTCTCGCCAGAACAGCTGCGTCAGCAACTGTTAGCCCAGCAGCTCGAAGCAGGGGAAGCGGTACAGGCCCTGCAGGTACTGGATCTTCACCCTGAACGGCTGGTCAAAATGCTGCGTCCTCTGATGGGCGGACAATGGCAAAACCAGGCGCCGGTGCTGCGTATTCCCTACTATCGTGCCATGGAGCCACTGCGCCCACTCAGCCTGACTGGGCGGGCCGAGCAACATCTTCTGCGGCAAATTTTTTCAGGGCTTACCCGTTTTGCAGGTAACGATGTTGAAGGCGATCTCGCTCATCACTGGCAGCACGACGACAGCGGGCGCGATTGGTATTTCTGGCTGCGTCCACAACTCAGCTGGCATAACGATGAACCGATCCATGCAGCTCAACTCGCCACACAATTGCAGCAGATCAGGCAAACGGAGGTGGGTCGCCGCTTGCTGGCCTCCATCGAGCATATCGAGGCACCGCATCCATTAGCACTGCGTATTCAGTTGCACCAGAGCGACTACTGGCTACCACAACGGTTAGCACATCAATTCTGCCTGCTCCCACATCCCGACGCAGTGGATGTGGGGAGCGGCCCCTGGAAACTGACGCATTTCACTGACGATCTGGTGCGGCTGGAGAGCCACGCGCGCTGGCATCTGCAGCGCCCTCTGATTCAGGTGGTGGAATACTGGATCACCCCGCAGCTGTTTGCGCACGGCCTGGGTACCAGCTGCCGTCATCCGGTGCAGATTGCGATTGGCGATCCCGACGAACTGGATGCACTGCGCCCTGTCGATCGCAGTATTAGCCTTGGCTTCTGTTATCTGGCACCACGCATCTCCGCTCACTTAAGTGCTGCCCAGGCCAAAGCGCTGATTGCCTTAATCCAGAGCAGCGGTGTGATTCAACAACTTCCTCTGGATGAAGGGTTGATCACCCCCAGCCACGAGTTATTGCCTGGCTGGCCCGTGCCATTGGAAGAGGCGAGCCACGTCGCACTACCGGAAAAACTGACGCTGCATTACCATCTCCCCATTGAGTTACATGTGATGGCGCAAGCGCTGGTCCCGCTCCTGGCGCAACAGGGATGCACTCTGACCTGCGTTTTTCATGATGTTAAAAGCTGGCATGACGATATTGATCTCAGCGAAGCGGATGTGGTGATGGGGGACCGTTTGATCGGCGATGCGCCGCTGTTCACTTTAGTGAACTGGTTAGAGAACGATCCGGTCTGGCTTCCGCTGCGCGCAACGGTATTGCAGGCCCCCCTCAGCGCTATCGCCCATGAGCCGAGTCCAGAAGCACGCGCAGCGCTGACCCATCAACTTTTTCAACAGCTAATGCGAGGTGGACATCTTCTGCCGCTGTTTAACTACCGCTATCAGGTATTTGCACCGCCAGGCGTAGAGGGTATTCAACTCAATACGCTGGGCTGGTTTGATTTCACCCGCGCCTGGATTCCACCTCCCGCGACAGCCAGTACTGTTCAGCCTGCGCCTGAGCCAGTACCATAG
- the glnK gene encoding P-II family nitrogen regulator: MKLVTVVIKPFKLEDVREALSSIGIQGLTVTEVKGFGRQKGHAELYRGAEYSVNFLPKVKIDIAIADDQLDEVVDVISKAAYTGKIGDGKIFVAELQRVIRIRTGETDEAAL, translated from the coding sequence ATGAAGCTGGTTACCGTGGTAATCAAACCATTTAAGCTGGAGGACGTGCGTGAAGCCTTATCCTCCATTGGCATTCAGGGATTGACTGTTACCGAAGTGAAGGGTTTTGGTCGCCAGAAAGGTCACGCAGAGCTTTACCGCGGTGCCGAGTACAGCGTGAACTTCCTGCCAAAAGTAAAAATTGATATCGCGATTGCGGACGATCAACTCGATGAAGTGGTGGATGTCATCAGCAAAGCCGCTTACACCGGCAAAATTGGCGACGGCAAAATCTTCGTCGCAGAACTGCAGCGCGTTATTCGTATTCGCACCGGCGAGACCGACGAAGCAGCACTGTAA
- a CDS encoding PLP-dependent cysteine synthase family protein, giving the protein MQTPWVRHAINEINADFQRSADTHLIRFTLEAYPGIRFYLKDESTHPSGSLKHRLARSLFLYGLANGWIKENTPIIEASSGSTAVSEAYFARLLGLPFIAVMPASTAKRKIELIRFYGGECHFVADPCQLYSESERLARELNGHFMDQFTYAERATDWRGNNNIAESIFRQMAHEPHPVPHTVIMSAGTGGTSATLGRYIRYQGHDTRLLVVDPEHSVFFDYWHSRDSALRSDRGSLIEGIGRPRVEPSFLPDVIDEMIKVPDGATVAAMLQLEKILGRRPGASTGTNFWGMLQVAQRMRDKGQQGSLVTLLCDSGERYPDTYYNPEWVAQNVGDIQPWLREISPK; this is encoded by the coding sequence ATGCAAACGCCTTGGGTTCGCCACGCCATCAATGAAATTAATGCCGATTTTCAACGTTCTGCGGATACCCATCTCATTCGCTTTACGCTGGAAGCGTATCCCGGCATTCGCTTCTATCTTAAAGATGAAAGTACTCATCCCAGTGGCAGCTTGAAACACCGCCTGGCACGCTCGCTGTTTTTGTATGGCCTGGCTAACGGCTGGATCAAGGAAAATACCCCGATCATTGAGGCTTCATCCGGCAGTACTGCGGTGTCAGAAGCTTATTTCGCCCGCCTGCTGGGCTTGCCGTTTATCGCCGTGATGCCCGCCAGTACCGCTAAGCGCAAAATTGAGCTGATCCGCTTTTACGGCGGTGAATGCCATTTCGTGGCCGATCCTTGCCAGTTATATAGCGAGTCAGAACGTCTGGCGCGAGAGCTGAACGGCCACTTTATGGATCAGTTCACCTATGCTGAACGCGCTACAGACTGGCGCGGTAACAACAACATCGCAGAAAGTATCTTTCGCCAGATGGCGCATGAGCCCCACCCCGTTCCGCATACGGTGATCATGAGCGCGGGCACTGGCGGCACCTCCGCAACGCTGGGCCGTTACATCCGTTATCAGGGCCACGATACGCGTCTGCTGGTGGTTGATCCTGAACACTCGGTATTTTTTGACTACTGGCACAGTCGTGACAGCGCTCTACGCAGCGACCGCGGTAGCCTGATTGAGGGCATAGGTCGCCCGCGTGTGGAACCGTCATTTTTGCCCGATGTGATCGACGAGATGATAAAAGTGCCCGATGGCGCAACGGTGGCGGCAATGCTGCAACTGGAGAAAATTCTGGGGCGTCGCCCAGGGGCTTCCACGGGCACTAATTTCTGGGGCATGCTGCAGGTCGCGCAACGTATGCGGGATAAGGGCCAACAGGGTTCACTGGTTACGCTGCTGTGTGACAGCGGCGAGCGCTATCCGGATACCTATTACAATCCGGAGTGGGTGGCACAAAACGTGGGCGACATTCAACCGTGGCTGCGTGAAATATCCCCTAAATAA
- a CDS encoding SmdB family multidrug efflux ABC transporter permease/ATP-binding protein codes for MAKSPRLWPTLKRLLAYGKPWRKSLWLAVGMLWIAAAAEVTGPVLVSYFIDNLVAKHQMPWAIAIGLLVCFVLLQLLAAGLHYFQALLFNRAAIGVVQQLRVDVMNAALRQPLSAFDTQPVGQIISRVTNDTEVIKDLYVTVVATVLRSAALIGAMLVAMFSLDWRMALVAIVIFPLVLTVMLIYQRYSTPIARRVRSYLADINNGFNEVINGMSVIQQFRQQARFGERMGEASRSHYLARMETLRLDGFLLRPLLSLFSAMILCGLLMLFSFATPGVFEVGVLYAFITYLGRLNEPLIELTTQQSMLQQAVVSGERIFELMDAAQQGYGADNQPLASGRIKLHDVSFAYRDDRDVLSHINLDVPARGFIALVGHTGSGKSTLANLLMGYYPVTRGSIELDGRPLPQLSHEALRQSIAMVQQDPVVLADTLLANVRLGRDIPEEQVWQALETVQLAPLARAMSEGIHTRLGEQGNNLSVGQKQLLALARVLVSLPQILILDEATANIDSGTEQAIQHALRALRQHSTLVVIAHRLSTITEADQILVLHRGQVAERGTHAQLLAQQGRYWQMYQLQQAGDELAASIPVQAEG; via the coding sequence ATGGCTAAATCACCTCGTTTGTGGCCAACGCTCAAACGCCTGTTGGCTTACGGCAAACCCTGGCGAAAATCCCTGTGGTTAGCGGTCGGCATGCTGTGGATTGCCGCTGCCGCCGAAGTCACCGGCCCGGTATTGGTGAGTTATTTCATTGATAATCTGGTGGCGAAACATCAGATGCCGTGGGCCATCGCCATTGGCTTGTTGGTGTGCTTTGTGTTGCTGCAACTGCTGGCGGCGGGCTTACACTATTTTCAGGCGCTGCTGTTTAACCGTGCCGCGATTGGCGTGGTGCAACAACTGCGCGTCGATGTGATGAACGCTGCACTGCGTCAGCCCTTAAGCGCCTTTGATACCCAACCAGTGGGGCAAATCATTTCCCGCGTCACCAACGATACCGAAGTGATCAAAGATCTCTACGTCACGGTGGTGGCAACTGTTTTACGCAGTGCCGCGTTAATTGGTGCAATGCTGGTGGCGATGTTCTCACTCGACTGGCGCATGGCGTTGGTAGCGATCGTGATCTTCCCGCTGGTGTTAACGGTGATGCTGATCTACCAGCGCTACAGTACGCCGATCGCGCGCCGGGTGCGCAGTTATCTCGCCGACATCAACAACGGCTTCAATGAAGTGATCAACGGCATGAGTGTGATCCAGCAGTTCCGCCAGCAGGCGCGCTTCGGCGAGCGCATGGGGGAGGCGAGCCGCTCGCACTATCTGGCGCGCATGGAAACGCTGCGTCTGGATGGCTTCCTGCTGCGTCCGCTGCTGAGCCTGTTTTCAGCGATGATCCTGTGTGGGTTGCTGATGCTGTTTAGCTTTGCCACGCCGGGCGTGTTTGAAGTTGGGGTGCTTTACGCCTTTATTACTTATCTTGGCCGCCTGAATGAACCTCTGATCGAGCTGACGACGCAGCAGTCGATGCTGCAGCAGGCGGTGGTGTCCGGTGAACGTATTTTTGAGCTGATGGATGCCGCACAACAAGGTTACGGTGCCGATAACCAGCCGCTGGCCTCAGGCCGTATCAAGCTGCACGATGTCAGCTTTGCCTACCGTGATGACCGCGATGTGCTGAGCCATATTAATCTGGACGTACCGGCGCGGGGCTTTATCGCCCTGGTCGGGCATACCGGTAGCGGTAAGAGTACCCTGGCGAATCTGTTAATGGGCTACTACCCGGTAACGCGCGGCAGTATTGAGCTGGATGGCCGCCCATTACCGCAACTCTCCCATGAGGCACTGCGGCAAAGTATCGCTATGGTGCAACAGGATCCGGTGGTTCTGGCTGATACGCTGTTGGCGAATGTACGTTTGGGACGCGATATTCCTGAAGAGCAGGTGTGGCAGGCGCTGGAAACCGTGCAGCTTGCCCCTTTAGCACGTGCAATGTCAGAGGGCATTCACACGCGCTTAGGGGAGCAGGGCAATAATTTGTCGGTGGGACAGAAACAGTTGCTGGCGCTGGCGCGCGTGCTTGTGTCGTTGCCACAGATTTTGATTCTGGATGAAGCCACCGCCAACATTGATTCCGGTACCGAGCAGGCGATTCAGCATGCTTTGCGTGCACTGCGTCAACACAGCACGCTGGTGGTGATTGCGCACCGTCTCTCCACCATTACCGAAGCGGATCAAATCCTGGTGCTGCATCGCGGCCAGGTTGCCGAGCGCGGTACGCATGCGCAATTGCTGGCACAACAAGGTCGTTATTGGCAGATGTATCAATTGCAACAAGCGGGTGATGAACTCGCGGCGAGCATCCCCGTACAAGCTGAAGGGTGA
- the cof gene encoding HMP-PP phosphatase, which translates to MARLAAFDMDGTLLLPTHRLGKETIDTLHTLHQRDVTIAFATGRHLMDVQVVREQITLPAWLISGNGTRIHDLDGQQLFGCDLPPSLAEEVIHTHWQTPASIHIFNDEGWFTDKPLPSVRAAHVMSGFHYQLRDLRQMSAHEVTKVCFIAPHEELLALKVELQDALGERANICFSAWDCLEVLPLDCHKGAALAHLCQHLSLSMADCMAFGDAMNDREMLERVGKGFIMGNAMNQLKTSLPHLPIIGHCETQAVSHYLNHWMTTPHLDYSPEC; encoded by the coding sequence ATGGCCCGCCTCGCAGCATTTGATATGGATGGCACGTTGTTGCTGCCAACGCACCGGTTAGGTAAAGAAACGATCGACACCCTGCATACCCTGCATCAGCGTGATGTCACCATTGCTTTTGCTACTGGCCGTCATTTGATGGATGTGCAGGTTGTGCGTGAACAAATCACCTTGCCCGCCTGGCTAATCAGCGGCAACGGTACACGTATTCACGATCTGGATGGGCAACAATTATTTGGCTGCGATCTGCCGCCATCGTTGGCAGAAGAGGTGATTCACACCCACTGGCAAACGCCTGCCTCAATTCACATCTTTAACGATGAGGGCTGGTTTACCGATAAGCCGTTACCTTCTGTGAGAGCTGCGCACGTGATGAGTGGCTTCCACTATCAACTGCGTGATTTACGCCAGATGTCGGCGCATGAAGTCACCAAAGTTTGCTTTATCGCACCGCATGAGGAACTGCTGGCGCTAAAAGTGGAATTGCAGGATGCGCTGGGCGAGCGCGCGAATATCTGTTTCTCGGCGTGGGATTGCCTCGAAGTGCTGCCGCTGGATTGCCACAAAGGTGCCGCGCTGGCTCATTTGTGCCAGCATTTATCGCTGTCGATGGCGGATTGCATGGCGTTTGGTGATGCCATGAACGATCGTGAAATGCTGGAACGAGTGGGTAAAGGATTCATTATGGGCAATGCCATGAATCAGCTCAAAACATCGTTGCCCCATTTACCGATTATTGGACATTGCGAGACACAGGCGGTGTCTCACTACTTAAATCACTGGATGACCACACCACACCTCGATTATTCCCCCGAATGCTGA
- a CDS encoding SmdA family multidrug ABC transporter permease/ATP-binding protein: MRLFSQLSWYFLREWRRYLGAVSLLIVIALLQLLPPHVVGVIVDGVTQHTLSSGKIFMWIGVMLATAVIVYLLRYVWRVLLFGASYQLAVELREDFYRQLSRQHPAFYLRHRTGDLIARATNDVDRVVFAAGEGVLTLVDSLVMGLVVLAVMSTQISWELTLLALIPMPIMAIAIQKDGSRLHQRFKVAQAAFSSLNDQTQESLTSIRMIKAFGLEDHQSQQFADIASDTGKKNLHVARVDARFDPIIYIAVGFSNLLAIAGGGWMVWHGSLTLGQLTSFVMYLGLMIWPMLALAWMINIVERGSAAWSRIRALLAEAPAVEDGQKVLPAEPGVMQVAIREFRYPASSGAVLSHLNFQLKPGQMLGLCGPTGCGKSTLLSLIQRHFDIDQGDIRYHNLPLNQLRLDSWRSKLAVVSQTPFLFSDTVANNLALGRPNATQQEIEYVAQMACVHDDILRLPQGYDTEVGERGVMLSGGQKQRIAIARALLLNAEILILDDALSAVDGRTEHEILHNLRQWGKGRTLIISAHRLSALTEASEILVLQQGAVAQRGDHDSLVSKEGWYRDMYRYQQLEAALDEDDVAEGSNHG; this comes from the coding sequence GTGCGATTATTTAGCCAATTAAGTTGGTATTTTCTACGCGAGTGGCGGCGATATCTGGGTGCCGTCAGCTTGCTGATTGTCATTGCACTGCTGCAACTCTTACCACCGCATGTGGTAGGGGTGATTGTTGACGGCGTGACGCAACATACCTTAAGCAGCGGTAAAATTTTCATGTGGATCGGCGTGATGCTGGCCACTGCGGTTATTGTCTATCTGCTGCGCTATGTCTGGCGCGTGCTGCTGTTCGGCGCTTCTTATCAACTGGCAGTAGAACTGCGCGAAGACTTCTATCGCCAGTTAAGTCGCCAGCATCCAGCCTTCTATTTGCGCCACCGGACCGGCGATCTGATTGCTCGTGCCACCAACGATGTTGACCGTGTGGTATTCGCGGCAGGCGAGGGCGTGTTGACGCTAGTGGATTCGCTGGTAATGGGGTTGGTGGTGCTGGCGGTGATGAGCACCCAGATCAGCTGGGAGCTGACACTGCTGGCGCTGATCCCAATGCCGATTATGGCGATAGCGATCCAGAAAGATGGATCGCGCCTGCATCAGCGTTTTAAAGTCGCGCAGGCAGCCTTCTCCAGCCTCAACGATCAAACTCAGGAAAGCCTCACCAGCATTCGCATGATCAAAGCCTTTGGTCTGGAAGATCATCAGTCGCAGCAGTTTGCTGATATTGCCAGCGACACCGGCAAGAAAAATCTGCATGTGGCGCGTGTTGATGCGCGCTTTGATCCGATCATCTATATCGCGGTGGGCTTCTCTAATCTGCTGGCTATCGCGGGCGGTGGATGGATGGTGTGGCATGGCAGCCTGACGCTGGGCCAGCTCACCAGTTTTGTGATGTATCTGGGGCTGATGATTTGGCCGATGCTGGCGCTGGCGTGGATGATCAATATTGTCGAGCGCGGGAGCGCCGCGTGGAGTCGTATCCGCGCACTGCTGGCGGAAGCCCCAGCGGTGGAAGACGGGCAAAAAGTCTTGCCCGCTGAACCGGGTGTGATGCAGGTCGCCATTCGTGAGTTTCGCTATCCCGCCAGTTCTGGCGCGGTGCTGAGCCACCTCAATTTCCAACTGAAGCCGGGACAAATGTTAGGGCTGTGTGGCCCAACCGGCTGCGGTAAAAGTACGCTGCTGAGCCTGATTCAGCGCCACTTTGATATCGACCAGGGCGATATTCGCTATCACAACCTGCCACTGAACCAGCTACGGCTCGACAGCTGGCGTAGCAAGTTAGCGGTAGTGAGCCAGACACCGTTTCTGTTCTCCGATACGGTGGCGAACAATTTGGCACTGGGCCGACCTAATGCCACCCAGCAAGAGATCGAGTACGTGGCGCAGATGGCCTGTGTGCATGATGACATTCTGCGCCTGCCGCAAGGTTACGACACCGAAGTCGGTGAGCGCGGAGTGATGCTCTCCGGCGGCCAAAAACAGCGTATTGCGATTGCGCGCGCGCTGCTGCTGAATGCCGAGATCCTGATTCTGGACGATGCACTCTCTGCCGTTGATGGCCGCACCGAGCATGAAATCTTGCATAACCTGCGGCAGTGGGGCAAAGGCCGCACGTTGATTATCAGTGCGCACCGTTTGTCGGCACTGACCGAAGCCAGTGAGATTCTGGTGCTGCAGCAGGGAGCTGTTGCACAGCGTGGCGATCACGACAGCCTGGTGAGCAAAGAGGGCTGGTATCGCGATATGTACCGCTATCAGCAACTGGAAGCGGCACTGGATGAGGACGATGTGGCGGAGGGATCAAATCATGGCTAA